The following coding sequences lie in one Xiphophorus maculatus strain JP 163 A chromosome 4, X_maculatus-5.0-male, whole genome shotgun sequence genomic window:
- the efcab2 gene encoding EF-hand calcium-binding domain-containing protein 2 — protein sequence MAEDKESGENENILAIHRKITAAFEPFDYESKNTVDVREIGTIMYSLDCFPTQADIREFIAEVEENSSGTVHLDRFMPAMTKVLLENKFPPIPRSKIFQAFKVLDKEQRGFVEPEELTKFMMEEGEPFTQEEMDEMLTAHTNRKENVIYYDKLINKLTADAPK from the exons ATGGCGGAGGACAAAGAAAGTGGAG aaaacgAAAACATTTTGGCTATTCACAGGAAAATAACGGCCGCCTTTGAGCCGTTTGACTACGAGTCCAAAAACACGGTGGACGTTCG GGAGATCGGCACCATCATGTATTCTCTGGACTGCTTCCCCACTCAAGCAGACATACGTGAATTTATAGCTGAG GTGGAAGAAAATTCCTCTGGAACTGTACATCTGGATAGGTTCATGCCAGCTATGACCAAAGTCCTGTTGGAGAACAA GTTTCCTCCCATCCCCAGGAGCAAAATATTTCAGGCATTTAAG GTTCTCGACAAAGAGCAGAGAGGTTTCGTCGAACCCGAAGAGCTGACAAAGTTTATGATGGAGGAAG gtgAACCTTTCACTCAAGAGGAGATGGACGAGATGCTAACAGCACACACCAATCGGAAGGAGAACGTCATTTATTATGACAAGTTGATCAACAAACTCACTGCTGACGCTCCCAAGTAG
- the LOC111608400 gene encoding phospholipase A2 inhibitor and Ly6/PLAUR domain-containing protein-like — MFLFTLVLVVLFLPEADNLKCKCEPGQYGTCAKEITECPSKYDCCSVTSQLYYLGGAKSKRNSKDCIMSELCVNYSISYGAYRIVQNTKCCSEDLCNAQINYTKLVSTPNRKKCFSCDEENCMKTLKCARDENYCVDVKGYTQGERFMMKGCASKSVCSDNFSLVMSQLTSRPPVAKISCCRGNYCNSASSTISPGSKSSASSTSPTLLLLLVPLLFSILFS, encoded by the exons ATGTTCCTCTTCACTTTGGTGCTGGTGGTGCTGTTTCTACCGGAAG ctgacaacctgaaatgtaaatgtgaacCTGGCCAATATGGAACTTGCGCTAAGGAAATAACTGAATGTCCCTCAAAGTACGATTGTTGTTCAGTAACATCACAACTCTATTATTTAG GTGGTGCAAAGTCTAAGCGGAACTCCAAAGATTGCATTATGTCTGAACTGTGTGTTAATTACTCTATCAGCTATGGAGCTTACAGAATTGTACAAAACACCAAGTGCTGCAGTGAAGATCTCTGCAACGCCCAGATTAACTACACAAAACTTG TCTCCACTCCAAATAGAAAAAAGTGCTTCAGCTGTGATGaagaaaactgcatgaaaacCCTTAAATGTGCACGGGATGAAAACTACTGCGTTGATGTAAAAG gaTATACACAAGGAGAACGTTTCATGATGAAGGGATGTGCCTCTAAGTCGGTGTGCTCAGATAATTTTTCTTTAGTGATGAGTCAGTTAACTTCACGGCCCCCTGTAGCAAAGATTAGCTGCTGCCGGGGCAACTACTGCAACAGCGCTAGCAGCACCATCAGCCCAGGAAGCAAAAGCAGCGCCAGCAGCACCAGTCCCACCCTGCTGCTCCTGTTGGTGCCTCTGTTGTTTTCTATCTTATTTTCTTAG
- the cgref1 gene encoding cell growth regulator with EF hand domain protein 1 has protein sequence MHSGLHMGYQLVRLAPPALSLWFLINLSLAAPGLPGTQREESDLRPPPGLINPFGSGEEERRLLQSYIQQSLRNSQGSPDITSWEQEVFFLFRLYDYDRSGFLDGLEIMKLLSDYISHHALGPEASEQVVSMVDFLLQTQDLNQDGLLDPSELLSPSFINTQGSSNNKAPHQEQELTEENKQSNTITAELNAGAVEQKDEQRLDVMMLQDESIKQTEEHQGQELPNALAETHHNPVHQGQPEI, from the exons ATGCATTCAG GTCTGCACATGGGGTACCAGCTGGTCCGGCTGGCCCCACCTGCTCTGTCCCTGTGGTTCCTCATAAACCTGAGCCTGGCAGCACCAGGTCTCCCTGGGACTCAAAG GGAAGAATCGGATCTCCGTCCCCCTCCAGGACTGATCAATCCCTTCGGCTCTGGAGAAGAGGAACGCAG GTTGTTGCAGAGCTACATTCAGCAAAGTCTACGCAACAGTCAGGGAAGTCCTGACATCACTTCCTGGGAGCAAG AGGTGTTCTTCCTGTTTCGTCTCTACGATTATGATCGCAGCGGATTCTTGGATGGCTTGGAGATCATGAAGCTGCTCTCTGACTACATCTCCCATCATGCACTAGGACCAGAGGCCAGTGAGCAA GTGGTGTCCATGGTGGATTTCTTACTACAGACTCAGGATCTAAACCAGGATGGCCTGCTGGACCCTTCAGAGCTGCTGTCGCCTTCATTTATTAACACACAG GGCTCAAGCAACAACAAAGCACCTCATCAAGAGCAGGAGTTGACAGAAGAGAACAAGCAATCAAACACAATTACTGCGGAGTTGAATGCAGGAGCGGTGGAGCAGAAAGACGAGCAGCGACTGGACGTAATGATGCTTCAGGACGAATCCATAAAGCAAACAGAGGAACATCAGGGTCAAGAACTTCCTAATGCGTTAGCAGAAACCCACCATAACCCCGTGCATCAAGGACAaccagaaatataa
- the LOC102232621 gene encoding ADP-dependent glucokinase-like, which yields MMEGGSRLPLMKYGSVLSLFVVLLAIWFRSPQNTVLDDRLDTVLSSLLRAERKVGVNDARPRVAVGFGGCVDLIVDGVSFLNKIGLSHTDQPLHYDYLENAEQLAQSFAYFFAPGAAAERFMINETLFSELVDGARDLPGNRWSIGGNAPVMAGRMATEGCDVLLGGSFSTDFTEVLSQHITVAGKVIEEPDIHLILEYSSGSSWGTYTSRRANRYIIHSDAHNPYLDSLEEFAEKLEDFKPDLVVVGGLQMMDNFPFNTGEREAVLSRLADLLTSSSPQIGIHFEMASFVDENIVDDLLHHVIPHADSLGMNEQELPNLLSLLKGSNITVLSDPNPRVATVLDQMREVYRILNQRYQAASSGGATSGGKSKGKPLTRLHVHTLAFQAMIVTRGSQWKNTMSATAKASLTANRHVCGSNDIDLSKARLIMDDSFSVSHREGSQRIPLLESRPVSCWDEDDYQICVAPVLVCTDVYQTAGGGDNVSAAGLVLQI from the exons ATGATGGAGGGGGGAAGCAGGCTTCCGTTGATGAAGTATGGATCTGTTCTGTCCCTTTTCGTGGTTCTGTTAGCCATCTGGTTCCGTTCACCGCAGAACACGGTGCTTGACGACCGGCTGGACACGGTGCTTTCGTCTCTGCTCCGGGCTGAGAGGAAAGTCGGGGTTAATGACGCCAGACCCAGAGTGGCAGTTG GTTTTGGTGGCTGCGTCGACCTTATAGTAGACGGCGTGTCGTTCCTAAATAAGATAGGCCTCTCTCACACAGACCAGCCATTGCATTATGACTATCTGGAAAATGCTGAACAACTGGCTCAGAGCTTTGCCTACTTCTTTGCgccaggagctgctgcaga GCGTTTTATGATTAATGAAACCCTCTTCAGTGAGCTGGTGGACGGCGCCCGTGACTTACCTGGAAACAGGTGGTCCATAGGTGGCAATGCTCCTGTGATGGCTGGTCGCATGGCAACAGAGGGATGCGACGTGTTGTTAGGGGGAAGTTTCAGCACCGATTTCACTGAAGTTTTGTCCCAGCACATTACAG TGGCTGGTAAAGTGATAGAAGAGCCAGACATACATCTGATCCTTGAATATTCATCTGGTTCCAGCTGGGGGACGTACACCTCACGTAGAGCAAACAg atATATCATTCACAGTGATGCTCATAACCCGTACTTGGACTCTTTGGAAGAGTTTGCTGAGAAACTGGAAGACTTCAAACCTGATCTGGTGGTGGTGGGAGGGCTTCAGATGATGGACAACTTCCCCTTTAATACAG GTGAGCGAGAGGCGGTCCTCTCCCGGTTGGCTGACCTGCTGACCTCCTCGTCGCCTCAGATCGGCATCCATTTTGAGATGGCAAGTTTTGTGGACGAGAATATAGTAGACGACCTTCTTCACCATGTCATCCCTCAT GCAGACTCTTTAGGCATGAATGAACAAGAACTCCCCAATCTTCTCAGCCTACTCAAAGGCTCCAACATCACGGTGCTGTCGGACCCAAACCCTCGCGTAGCGACCGTCCTCGACCAGATGAGGGAGGTTTACCGCATCCTCAACCAGCGCTACCAGGCTGCTAGCTCAGGCGGCGCCACCAGCGGCGGTAAATCGAAGGGTAAGCCTCTGACTCGCCTCCATGTCCACACTCTGGCCTTCCAGGCCATGATTGTGACGCGCGGCTCTCAGTGGAAGAACACCATGTCCGCCACCGCCAAGGCCTCACTCACGGCAAACCGTCACGTCTGCGGCTCAAACGACATCGACCTGAGCAAAGCCAGGCTCATTATGGACGACTCGTTCTCCGTCAGCCACCGTGAGGGCAGCCAGCGCATCCCGCTGCTGGAGAGCCGGCCGGTCAGCTGCTGGGATGAGGACGACTACCAGATCTGCGTGGCGCCGGTGCTGGTGTGCACCGACGTTTATCAGACTGCGGGTGGAGGGGACAACGTCTCTGCTGCCGGCTTGGTACTGCAGATTTAA
- the LOC102226401 gene encoding cathepsin B-like, with translation MLCVTLLALAASLTVSLARPNIHPLSSEMVNYINKLNTTWKAGHNFRDVDFGYVKNLCGTLLKGPKLPIMVQYAESMKLPAEFDSREQWPNCPTLREIRDQGSCGSCWAFGAAEAISDRICIHTNGKVSVEISPQDLLTCCDECGMGCGGGYPPQAWEFWTTDGLVTGGLYNSHIGCRPYTIEPCEHHTNGSRPPCTGEGGNTPDCVKQCETGYTPSYEKDKYYGKTAYNVPPEEDQIKSEIYKNGPVEGAFKVYSDFPSYKSGVYQHVSGSYVGGHAIKILGWGEENGVPYWLCANSWNTDWGDNGYFKILRGSDHCGIESEIVAGIPK, from the exons ATGTTGTGTGTAACTCTATTGGCGCTGGCTGCCAGCTTGACTGTGAGCCTGGCCAGACCCAACATCCATCCTCTGTCCAGTGAAATGGTCAACTACATCAATAAGCTCAATACAACCTGGAAG GCTGGCCACAACTTCCGTGATGTTGACTTCGGCTATGTCAAAAACCTCTGCGGCACTTTGCTTAAGGGACCTAAGCTGCCTATCAT GGTCCAGTATGCAGAAAGCATGAAGCTGCCAGCAGAATTTGATTCCAGAGAGCAGTGGCCCAACTGTCCCACCCTGAGGGAGATCAGAGACCAGGGCTCCTGTGGATCCTGCTGG GCGtttggtgcagcagaggctatCTCTGACCGTATCTGCATTCACACCAACGGGAAGGTCAGTGTGGAGATCTCCCCTCAGGATCTGCTCACCTGCTGCGACGAGTGTGGAATGGG ATGTGGTGGTGGCTATCCTCCTCAAGCTTGGGAATTCTGGACCACAGATGGACTGGTGACTGGAGGGCTCTATAACTCTCATATTG GTTGCAGGCCGTACACAATCGAACCCTGTGAGCACCACACCAACGGCAGCAGACCTCCCTGCACTGGGGAGGGCGGCAACACGCCAGACTGTGTTAAACAGTGTGAGACTGGATACACACCAAGCTATGAAAAGGACAAATACTATG GTAAAACGGCTTACAATGTACCACCAGAAGAAGATCAGATCAAATCAGAGATCTACAAGAATGGACCTGTAGAGGGAGCGTTTAAAGTCTACTCAGATTTCCCTTCCTACAAGTCTG GTGTGTATCAGCATGTGTCAGGAAGTTATGTGGGAGGCCATGCCATTAAGATCCTGGGCTGGGGAGAGGAAAATGGTGTTCCTTACTGGCTCTGTGCAAACTCCTGGAACACTGACTGGGGTGATAATG GATACTTTAAAATCCTCCGTGGATCAGATCACTGTGGCATTGAGTCTGAGATCGTGGCTGGAATTCCCAAGTAA